One segment of Stomatobaculum sp. F0698 DNA contains the following:
- a CDS encoding DHH family phosphoesterase, with protein sequence MKEERKAQEKLRNYLRWPIFPAVLSILMAVLICVANWETGLLVFLLALICGGICLRLYAVSGAEINRAMIGFSAATDSMQARLAENLDLCYALLDRSGAFSYQNTAMTALLAAQHKNPRRLDELFPELNPEELAKITESADYHLSLGELRLRVRLVREKLGNDKVFALYFYDETALLKLREEEESRRLTAGLLYLDNYEEAMESVDDVRRPLLTAMIDRKIVRYFDGMQAIMKKLEKDKYFFVIERRYLMELYETQFDILEQVKTVNIGNEMRITLSIGIGDGGGTYAQCYDFARQAIDMALGRGGDQAVVKDGENIHYFGGKTNSKEKTTRVKARVKAHAFRELIENKDRLLIMGHKLMDIDSLGAAVGIWRIAATMGKEAHIVSSAVNNAIRPMLARFQNGDYPEDMFIPEEKALQLLDEGTVLVVVDTNRPSMVEGPRLLDAAKTIVVLDHHRQSQDSIRNAQLSYVETYASSACEMVAEVVQYISDEVKIRAVEADAMYAGIVIDTHNFQNQTGVRTFEAAAFLRRNGADVTRVRKLFREKLDDYRAKSEAIHNAEIYREHFALSFCDAEGLESPTVVGAQAANDLLDVIGVKASVVATTFREKVFLSARAIDEVNVQVMMEKLGGGGHRTIAGAQLANITQEEAMDQVKQVIDEMLLKGEI encoded by the coding sequence ATGAAAGAGGAAAGAAAAGCGCAGGAAAAATTGCGGAATTATCTCAGATGGCCCATATTTCCCGCCGTGCTTTCCATATTGATGGCGGTTTTGATTTGCGTCGCAAACTGGGAGACCGGCCTGCTGGTATTTCTCCTGGCCCTGATTTGCGGCGGTATTTGCCTAAGGCTCTATGCCGTCTCCGGCGCGGAGATAAACCGCGCGATGATCGGCTTTTCCGCGGCAACGGACAGTATGCAGGCGCGGCTTGCCGAAAATCTGGACCTCTGCTATGCGCTGCTGGATCGCAGCGGTGCTTTTTCGTATCAGAATACGGCGATGACGGCTTTGCTCGCGGCACAACATAAAAATCCCCGCCGACTGGATGAGCTGTTTCCGGAACTCAATCCGGAAGAGCTCGCGAAAATTACGGAGAGCGCGGACTACCATTTAAGCCTCGGTGAACTTCGGCTCCGCGTGCGGCTGGTGCGGGAGAAACTCGGCAATGACAAGGTCTTTGCACTCTATTTCTACGATGAGACCGCACTCCTTAAACTTCGCGAGGAGGAGGAGAGCCGGCGACTCACGGCCGGACTTTTGTACCTCGACAACTACGAGGAGGCCATGGAGAGCGTCGACGATGTGCGTAGGCCTCTGCTCACGGCCATGATAGACCGGAAGATTGTCCGCTACTTTGACGGCATGCAGGCCATCATGAAGAAACTCGAGAAAGACAAGTATTTCTTCGTGATCGAGCGGCGCTATCTCATGGAGCTCTACGAAACCCAGTTTGATATCCTGGAACAGGTTAAGACCGTGAACATCGGCAACGAGATGCGTATCACGCTCTCCATCGGCATCGGTGACGGCGGCGGCACCTACGCGCAGTGCTATGACTTTGCGCGCCAGGCCATCGATATGGCGCTGGGACGCGGCGGCGATCAGGCCGTTGTGAAAGACGGAGAGAACATTCACTACTTCGGCGGCAAGACGAACTCGAAGGAAAAGACCACCCGCGTCAAGGCGCGAGTCAAAGCCCATGCCTTCCGCGAACTCATCGAGAATAAGGATAGGCTCCTCATCATGGGGCACAAGCTCATGGACATCGATTCGCTCGGTGCGGCGGTCGGTATTTGGCGCATCGCGGCGACCATGGGGAAAGAGGCGCACATTGTCTCTTCCGCAGTCAACAATGCGATACGGCCCATGCTGGCGCGCTTCCAAAACGGCGACTACCCGGAGGATATGTTCATTCCGGAGGAGAAGGCCCTGCAGCTACTGGATGAGGGTACCGTCCTTGTGGTCGTGGACACGAACCGTCCTTCCATGGTCGAAGGCCCGAGACTTTTGGATGCCGCAAAGACCATCGTGGTGCTGGACCACCACAGACAGAGCCAGGATTCCATCCGGAATGCCCAGCTCTCCTATGTCGAAACCTATGCCTCCAGCGCCTGCGAGATGGTCGCGGAGGTCGTGCAGTACATTTCGGATGAGGTCAAGATACGGGCGGTCGAGGCGGATGCCATGTACGCCGGCATCGTGATCGATACCCACAATTTCCAGAATCAGACCGGTGTGCGCACCTTTGAGGCGGCGGCCTTCCTTCGGCGTAACGGCGCCGATGTGACGCGCGTCCGCAAGTTGTTCCGCGAGAAGCTGGATGACTACCGCGCAAAGAGCGAGGCCATTCACAATGCGGAGATTTACCGCGAGCACTTTGCGCTGAGCTTTTGCGATGCGGAGGGTCTGGAAAGCCCGACCGTGGTCGGCGCGCAGGCGGCAAACGATCTGCTCGACGTAATCGGCGTGAAGGCGAGTGTTGTGGCGACCACCTTCCGCGAGAAGGTGTTCCTCTCGGCGCGCGCCATTGACGAGGTCAATGTGCAGGTCATGATGGAGAAGCTCGGCGGCGGCGGTCACAGAACCATAGCCGGTGCCCAGCTCGCCAATATCACGCAGGAAGAAGCGATGGACCAAGTCAAACAGGTCATCGATGAGATGCTTTTGAAAGGAGAAATCTAA
- a CDS encoding ECF transporter S component: MSGNLGQKIAENLIFVGEFLLVVFLCFFVAYVIEKRVQQRQRQRERILNTRKMAMIGLFSAVAAVLMMFEVPVPFAPPFYKIDLSELPILILSFAYGPVAGVMAEFVKILLKLVFKSTSTAFVGELANFAVGCALVLPAGIFYLEKKTKRQAFVACALGVICMTVFGSFFNAVYLLPKFAELYGMPLDTIVQMGSKVNPRIVSVETMALYAVAPLNFLKGGIDMLLTVLLYKRLSHVLKEQEGRR; encoded by the coding sequence ATGAGCGGAAATTTAGGACAGAAAATTGCGGAAAATTTGATTTTTGTCGGAGAGTTTTTATTGGTCGTGTTTCTCTGCTTCTTTGTCGCCTACGTGATTGAGAAGCGCGTTCAGCAGCGGCAGCGGCAGAGAGAGCGCATTCTGAATACGAGAAAGATGGCCATGATAGGCCTCTTCTCGGCGGTGGCGGCCGTACTCATGATGTTTGAGGTGCCGGTGCCCTTTGCTCCGCCCTTTTATAAAATAGACCTCTCGGAGCTCCCGATTTTAATTTTGAGCTTTGCCTACGGTCCGGTTGCGGGCGTGATGGCGGAGTTTGTGAAGATCTTGCTGAAGCTTGTGTTTAAGTCCACCTCGACCGCCTTTGTCGGCGAGCTCGCAAACTTTGCGGTTGGCTGTGCGCTGGTGCTTCCGGCAGGTATCTTTTATCTCGAAAAGAAGACAAAGCGCCAGGCTTTTGTGGCCTGCGCACTTGGCGTGATTTGCATGACAGTCTTCGGTTCCTTCTTCAATGCGGTCTATCTGCTCCCGAAGTTTGCGGAGCTCTACGGCATGCCGCTTGACACCATTGTGCAGATGGGAAGCAAGGTGAACCCGCGCATTGTGAGCGTTGAGACTATGGCGCTCTATGCGGTTGCCCCGCTGAACTTCTTAAAGGGCGGCATTGATATGCTGCTGACCGTATTGCTCTACAAGCGCTTAAGCCATGTGCTGAAAGAGCAGGAAGGACGGCGCTGA
- a CDS encoding DUF362 domain-containing protein, with the protein MARRISDACVSCGSCAGECPVGVISQGDTQYVIDEAGCIDCGACEAVCPVGAIAEA; encoded by the coding sequence ATGGCACGCAGAATTTCTGATGCTTGCGTCAGCTGTGGCAGCTGCGCCGGTGAATGTCCCGTCGGTGTGATCTCCCAGGGAGACACCCAGTATGTGATTGACGAGGCTGGTTGCATCGATTGCGGTGCTTGCGAGGCAGTATGTCCTGTCGGCGCAATCGCTGAGGCTTAA
- a CDS encoding adaptor protein MecA translates to MKLERVSEYQISCTLSGFDLIERNMELGELAYGSQKARQLLREMMQRASSELGFEVDNMPLRVESIPLSDDSIQVLITKVDDPEELDARFSRFVPPLDGDYDERHGIEDLLQELENKGAVPPYPPPYGSETMTNENKTDAPEAHIRGFRFPNLNAVIAAAHAVRSTPEIASEALYRDQKSGYYILTVKAETETPALFAALCNRLSEYAEPLFLTTGRAAYFAEHYRSVLAKDVLNSLAKL, encoded by the coding sequence ATGAAACTAGAACGCGTCAGCGAATACCAGATCAGCTGCACCCTGTCCGGTTTTGACTTGATTGAGCGCAATATGGAGCTCGGTGAGCTCGCCTACGGCAGCCAGAAAGCACGACAGCTTCTTCGGGAGATGATGCAACGGGCTTCCTCTGAATTGGGCTTTGAAGTCGATAACATGCCGCTCCGCGTAGAGTCCATACCGCTCTCGGATGACAGCATTCAGGTATTGATTACAAAAGTAGATGATCCGGAGGAATTGGATGCGCGTTTTTCGCGCTTTGTACCGCCGCTCGACGGAGACTACGACGAGCGCCACGGCATCGAGGATCTCTTACAGGAACTCGAGAATAAGGGGGCCGTTCCGCCTTACCCGCCGCCGTACGGCAGTGAGACTATGACGAACGAGAACAAAACCGACGCGCCGGAGGCGCATATCCGCGGCTTCCGCTTTCCGAACTTGAATGCCGTGATTGCGGCCGCGCATGCGGTACGCAGCACGCCGGAAATTGCGAGCGAGGCCCTCTACCGGGATCAGAAGAGCGGCTACTATATTCTGACCGTCAAGGCCGAAACCGAGACGCCCGCGCTCTTTGCGGCGCTCTGTAACCGTCTGAGCGAGTACGCCGAGCCGCTTTTCCTGACGACAGGCCGCGCCGCATACTTTGCGGAGCACTATCGCAGCGTCCTCGCAAAGGACGTGCTGAATTCACTCGCAAAGCTCTGA
- the rplI gene encoding 50S ribosomal protein L9, with protein MKVVLLQDVKSLGKAGDLVEVSEGYARNFLLPKKLGAAATAENLNSLKLKKANEAKIAAEQLAEAKALAAKIEAGAVTVYIKGGENGKTYGSVSTKELAEAVKEQLGLELDKKKIALAEPLKNFGSYETVVKLHREVQAKLKVTVAEEK; from the coding sequence ATGAAGGTTGTTTTACTGCAGGATGTGAAGTCGCTCGGCAAGGCCGGCGATTTGGTGGAGGTCTCTGAGGGTTACGCAAGAAACTTTCTGCTGCCGAAGAAGCTCGGCGCAGCGGCGACGGCGGAGAATCTGAACAGCCTCAAGTTAAAGAAGGCGAATGAGGCAAAGATCGCCGCAGAGCAGCTCGCGGAGGCAAAGGCACTCGCGGCAAAAATCGAGGCGGGCGCGGTGACCGTGTACATCAAGGGCGGCGAGAACGGAAAGACCTACGGCTCCGTCTCGACCAAGGAGCTCGCGGAGGCGGTGAAGGAGCAGCTGGGCCTGGAGCTCGACAAGAAGAAGATAGCGCTCGCGGAGCCCCTCAAGAACTTCGGAAGCTATGAGACCGTGGTCAAGTTGCACCGCGAAGTACAGGCGAAGCTCAAGGTCACTGTGGCGGAAGAAAAATGA
- a CDS encoding L-threonylcarbamoyladenylate synthase, with the protein METAYGLLTGTEEERQRALTEAARILRAGGLVAFPTETVYGLGGNALSPAAAEKIYAAKGRPSDNPLIVHIARTEELAPLAAEIPDAVYHLAEAFWPGPLTMIVKKSERVPRETSGGLDTVAVRLPGDANARALIEAAGLPIAAPSANTSGRPSPTEARHVAEDLGGKIDMILDGGAVAVGLESTIVDLSGSVPTLLRPGAITVEMLEEVLGEVQLDPVLKKPLSPGMHPKAPGMKYRHYAPQAEMYLVDGAPKAVIRLVNQAAAEAKARGETVGVLAASETAGAYCADTVFPLGQRERPEEIAHNLFAALREMDTQGVKRIYAEAFPESGVGLAIMNRMNKAAGHHWLHAGEESE; encoded by the coding sequence ATGGAGACAGCATACGGCCTGCTCACGGGGACGGAAGAAGAGCGGCAGCGTGCGCTCACGGAAGCGGCCCGGATACTGCGCGCCGGCGGTCTGGTCGCCTTCCCGACGGAGACGGTCTACGGGCTCGGCGGCAATGCGCTGAGCCCTGCGGCAGCGGAGAAGATTTACGCGGCAAAGGGACGGCCGAGCGATAACCCGCTGATTGTCCACATTGCCCGCACGGAGGAGCTTGCGCCGCTCGCGGCGGAAATCCCGGATGCGGTTTATCACCTCGCGGAAGCCTTCTGGCCGGGGCCGCTCACCATGATTGTCAAAAAGAGCGAGCGCGTGCCGCGGGAGACCAGCGGCGGTCTGGATACCGTTGCCGTGCGTCTGCCGGGCGATGCGAACGCAAGGGCGCTCATCGAGGCCGCGGGGCTGCCGATTGCGGCGCCTTCGGCGAACACCTCGGGGCGTCCCAGTCCGACCGAAGCGCGTCATGTCGCGGAGGATCTCGGCGGCAAAATTGACATGATACTGGACGGCGGTGCGGTCGCGGTGGGACTCGAGTCGACCATTGTGGATTTGAGCGGCAGCGTGCCGACCTTGCTTCGCCCGGGTGCAATCACAGTTGAAATGCTGGAAGAAGTGCTCGGAGAAGTGCAGCTGGACCCGGTGCTCAAAAAGCCGCTCTCCCCGGGCATGCATCCCAAGGCGCCAGGCATGAAGTACCGGCACTATGCTCCGCAGGCCGAGATGTATCTGGTCGACGGTGCGCCAAAGGCAGTCATCCGCCTCGTAAACCAAGCTGCGGCGGAAGCGAAGGCGCGCGGCGAAACGGTCGGTGTGCTCGCCGCAAGCGAGACAGCCGGAGCGTATTGCGCGGACACGGTCTTTCCGCTCGGACAGCGAGAGCGGCCGGAGGAGATTGCCCACAACCTCTTTGCGGCGCTCCGCGAAATGGACACGCAGGGGGTAAAACGTATTTACGCCGAGGCCTTTCCGGAGAGCGGCGTGGGGCTTGCAATCATGAACCGCATGAACAAGGCGGCAGGACATCATTGGCTGCACGCCGGAGAGGAGAGCGAATGA
- a CDS encoding glycosyl hydrolase family 18 protein, translated as MEEKEKLKETEPVKRVSESRRRSRKRGGKLPFLPLLLVLLLGALIFVLWYQRFGPSRVHIGEAELFGASGDEVAVIYNYELQKEKAEMQNGSVYLPLTLVKREMNQRFYWDRDEKLIVYAAPTGVRKFTAEEKDTEGKALFYTENQELYLSLPLLREFTDVRVESYLDGNVKRVFIAPSPESDEVRAAKHKLALRSRASVRGSIVTEVQKNEALRVIPDHEGATTDTTRWTRVKTESGFTGYVQLKNLRAAENVPYTSTFTKQEYPSLSLGEKVLLGFHLVSNQAANKGLGTLAQNASGMNVVVPTWFSLRGNEGDYQNFADRAYVEEAHEKGLKVFALLDNFDKTVTTGELLKKTSVREKLIQSLISDADLYGYDGINVDLELIKEEAIEQYLEFIRELSLACHEKQLYLTVDVPNPASFNLYYDRKELGVFCDYVINMGYDEHTKGDEPGSTASLGFVTTGLDMSLAEVPAEKLIQAVPFYTRLWTEDKNGKVSSEALGMKGAKEWVDKNQVGLNYDETLGQNYGQRSNNGSLQLIWMEDAKSMQTRMDVIKSKAIAGVAVWRLGLETDDVWEIIKQ; from the coding sequence TTGGAAGAAAAAGAAAAGCTGAAGGAGACGGAGCCGGTAAAGCGTGTGAGCGAGAGCCGCAGGCGGAGCCGGAAGCGGGGCGGGAAGCTGCCTTTTTTACCCCTTCTTCTTGTCTTGTTACTCGGCGCGCTGATTTTTGTGCTTTGGTATCAGCGCTTCGGGCCGAGCCGCGTGCACATCGGCGAGGCAGAGCTCTTCGGTGCTTCGGGGGATGAAGTCGCCGTAATCTACAACTATGAACTCCAAAAAGAGAAGGCCGAGATGCAGAACGGCAGTGTCTATCTGCCCCTGACCCTTGTGAAGCGGGAGATGAATCAGCGCTTCTACTGGGATCGGGACGAAAAGCTCATTGTCTATGCGGCACCGACGGGGGTTCGGAAGTTTACGGCCGAGGAAAAAGATACCGAGGGCAAGGCGCTCTTTTACACGGAGAATCAGGAACTCTATCTCTCCCTGCCCTTGCTCCGTGAGTTTACGGATGTCCGTGTCGAGAGCTATTTGGACGGCAACGTGAAGCGCGTTTTCATTGCGCCCTCTCCGGAGAGCGACGAAGTGCGGGCGGCAAAGCATAAGCTTGCCCTGAGAAGCAGAGCGAGCGTGCGCGGCAGCATTGTCACCGAAGTGCAGAAAAACGAGGCGCTCCGGGTAATTCCGGATCACGAAGGCGCGACGACGGATACGACACGGTGGACCCGCGTGAAGACCGAGAGCGGTTTTACCGGCTATGTGCAGCTTAAAAATCTCCGCGCGGCCGAAAACGTCCCTTATACGAGTACCTTCACCAAGCAGGAGTACCCGAGCCTTTCTCTCGGCGAAAAGGTGCTTCTCGGCTTTCACCTGGTCTCCAACCAGGCAGCCAATAAGGGCCTCGGCACGCTCGCGCAAAATGCAAGCGGGATGAATGTCGTTGTGCCGACCTGGTTTTCTCTCCGCGGCAATGAGGGCGATTACCAGAACTTTGCGGATCGCGCCTATGTCGAAGAGGCGCATGAGAAGGGGCTCAAGGTGTTTGCCCTTCTCGATAACTTTGATAAGACGGTCACAACGGGCGAGCTCCTCAAAAAGACCTCGGTGCGCGAAAAGCTGATACAGTCCCTGATTTCGGATGCGGATCTCTACGGTTACGACGGCATCAATGTGGACCTTGAGCTTATCAAAGAAGAGGCCATAGAGCAGTATCTCGAGTTTATCCGAGAACTTTCGCTTGCCTGCCATGAAAAGCAACTGTATTTGACGGTGGATGTGCCGAATCCCGCGAGCTTTAACCTCTATTACGACAGAAAGGAGCTCGGGGTTTTCTGTGACTATGTGATCAACATGGGCTACGATGAGCACACAAAGGGAGATGAGCCCGGCAGCACGGCGTCGCTCGGCTTTGTGACAACGGGACTCGATATGAGTCTCGCGGAAGTGCCCGCGGAGAAATTAATTCAGGCCGTGCCCTTCTACACGCGGCTCTGGACCGAGGATAAAAACGGTAAGGTGAGCAGCGAGGCGCTCGGCATGAAGGGGGCAAAGGAGTGGGTCGATAAAAACCAGGTCGGTCTCAATTACGACGAGACCCTCGGCCAGAACTACGGACAGCGCTCCAACAACGGGAGCCTGCAGCTGATTTGGATGGAAGACGCAAAGTCCATGCAGACCAGAATGGATGTTATAAAAAGCAAAGCGATTGCGGGTGTCGCGGTATGGCGCCTGGGACTTGAAACAGACGATGTATGGGAGATCATCAAGCAATGA
- the ybaK gene encoding Cys-tRNA(Pro) deacylase, whose amino-acid sequence MSKNNEKTNVCRLLDGKKLAYVEHTYPPEEAVSAEEVAAYLGQNPAQVFKTLVTVGKSGQHYVFVIPGPASLSLKSAAKAVGEKSVAMLPQRELLPLTGYVHGGCSPIGMKKFFPTVVDESAEKFEHIILSAGKRGYQVELSTEVLGKMIRFSYAALTE is encoded by the coding sequence ATGTCAAAAAACAATGAAAAAACCAATGTGTGCCGCCTTTTAGACGGCAAAAAGCTCGCTTATGTCGAACATACTTACCCGCCGGAGGAGGCTGTCAGCGCTGAGGAGGTCGCCGCATATCTCGGCCAGAATCCGGCTCAGGTGTTTAAAACGCTGGTCACGGTCGGAAAATCCGGTCAGCACTATGTCTTCGTCATTCCGGGCCCCGCTTCACTCTCCCTGAAAAGTGCCGCCAAGGCAGTCGGCGAAAAATCCGTCGCCATGCTTCCGCAACGGGAACTGCTCCCGCTCACGGGCTATGTGCACGGCGGTTGCTCGCCGATCGGAATGAAAAAGTTCTTCCCGACCGTCGTCGATGAGAGCGCAGAGAAGTTCGAACACATCATCCTCTCTGCCGGAAAGCGCGGCTATCAGGTGGAACTCAGCACCGAGGTGCTCGGCAAAATGATACGCTTTTCGTATGCCGCACTCACGGAGTGA
- the dnaB gene encoding replicative DNA helicase produces the protein MTDDVQNVLKRVMPHSEEGERSILGAVFVDQGSLAVALEHCSAADFYSRPYGTVFACMAELFNEGKPVDILTVKEKLKTKEVPPDVQSLDFLREIAQSEATAANIREYAKIVRAKAVKRKLIQASEEIANSCYADSQEVEDLLQETEDKMFRILQQRSAAEFTPIDEITLNVLNRIQTAYQNGAEVTGISTGFIDLDRKLSGLQPSDLVLIAARPSMGKTAFVLNIVEHAAVRNGLSCMIFSLEMSKEQLVNRILSMESSVDAQKMRNGDLSSSDFGNIIEAAARIAESKNLVIDDTAGIGIGELRSKCRKQKLEHGVDLVIIDYLQLMSGSGKSGENRQQEISDISRNLKALARELQAPVVALSQLSRAVEQRPDHRPMLSDLRESGAIEQDADVVMFLYRDDYYNKDTEHPNEAEVIIAKQRNGPIGTVSLVWKPDTTRFVNMAR, from the coding sequence ATGACCGACGATGTCCAAAATGTCCTAAAGCGCGTGATGCCGCACAGCGAGGAGGGAGAGCGCTCCATCCTCGGTGCGGTTTTCGTGGACCAGGGAAGTCTTGCCGTCGCGCTGGAGCACTGCAGCGCGGCGGATTTTTATTCCCGCCCCTACGGCACGGTTTTTGCCTGCATGGCGGAACTCTTCAACGAGGGCAAGCCCGTCGACATTTTGACGGTGAAGGAAAAGCTGAAGACCAAGGAAGTACCGCCGGATGTGCAGAGCCTCGACTTTCTGCGCGAGATTGCGCAGAGTGAGGCGACCGCCGCCAACATACGGGAATACGCAAAGATAGTCCGCGCCAAGGCAGTCAAGCGGAAGTTGATTCAGGCGAGCGAGGAAATCGCGAACAGCTGCTACGCGGACAGTCAGGAAGTGGAGGATCTTCTGCAGGAAACCGAGGACAAGATGTTCCGCATTCTCCAACAGCGCAGTGCGGCCGAGTTTACGCCGATTGATGAGATTACCCTGAATGTCCTCAACCGGATTCAGACCGCCTATCAGAACGGCGCGGAGGTGACCGGCATTTCTACCGGTTTTATAGACCTCGACCGGAAGTTAAGCGGTCTGCAGCCCTCCGATCTCGTGCTGATTGCGGCACGTCCCTCCATGGGTAAGACGGCCTTCGTGCTGAATATCGTGGAGCACGCCGCGGTGCGAAACGGGCTCTCCTGCATGATATTCTCGCTCGAGATGAGCAAGGAACAGCTGGTCAACCGTATCCTCTCGATGGAATCCAGTGTCGACGCGCAGAAAATGCGGAACGGCGATCTCTCGAGCAGTGATTTCGGCAACATCATAGAGGCGGCCGCACGCATTGCCGAGAGCAAAAATCTGGTGATCGATGACACGGCGGGCATCGGCATCGGCGAGCTTCGGAGTAAGTGCCGCAAGCAGAAACTCGAGCACGGGGTGGATCTTGTGATCATCGACTACTTGCAGCTCATGAGCGGCAGCGGAAAGTCCGGCGAGAACCGCCAGCAGGAAATCTCCGACATCTCCCGCAACTTAAAGGCCCTGGCCCGCGAGCTGCAGGCACCTGTCGTTGCGCTCTCGCAGCTCTCCCGCGCGGTGGAGCAGCGCCCGGACCACAGACCCATGCTCTCGGACCTCCGAGAGTCCGGCGCCATCGAGCAGGATGCGGACGTGGTAATGTTCCTGTACCGCGACGACTACTACAACAAGGACACGGAACACCCGAACGAGGCCGAGGTCATCATCGCAAAGCAGCGTAACGGCCCCATCGGCACGGTGAGCCTGGTCTGGAAGCCGGATACCACGCGCTTTGTCAATATGGCGCGCTGA